From the genome of Streptacidiphilus rugosus AM-16, one region includes:
- a CDS encoding methyltransferase domain-containing protein: MAEPDWESLVFDHPDLEASRAYTRHLVDRIVRNALMGRQLARRAEQAGLQVRDVVAVTSVLRDAREADRVLGLQRNAQRAVDAGYLTATVAQRWLDGLTREPFLAAVTVYIVAADRAAGAA, translated from the coding sequence GTGGCGGAACCCGACTGGGAGTCCCTGGTCTTCGACCACCCGGACCTGGAGGCTTCGCGCGCCTACACACGCCACCTGGTCGACAGGATCGTCCGCAACGCCCTCATGGGACGTCAGCTCGCCCGTCGTGCGGAACAGGCCGGGCTCCAGGTCCGCGACGTCGTGGCCGTCACCTCGGTTCTGCGCGACGCGCGCGAGGCAGACCGGGTGCTGGGGCTGCAGCGCAATGCCCAACGGGCCGTGGACGCCGGCTACCTCACCGCGACCGTGGCGCAGCGGTGGCTGGACGGCCTCACGCGTGAGCCGTTCCTGGCCGCCGTCACCGTCTACATCGTCGCGGCCGACCGTGCCGCCGGCGCAGCGTGA
- a CDS encoding SigE family RNA polymerase sigma factor — translation MTEHQGDAEFCEFAAARVTWLRRIGYLLCGDWHQADDLTQIALTRLYRHWGRVSRMDNPDGYARTTLVNAFLAERRSPWRRVLLQAPPERELPVADLVAILDVREALAALPPRQRATVVLRYYCDLSVEQTAQALDCSVGNVKSQTSRGLDALRRALAAYATDTAATEGLRR, via the coding sequence GTGACGGAACACCAGGGTGATGCCGAGTTCTGCGAGTTCGCGGCCGCGCGAGTGACGTGGCTGCGGCGGATCGGATATCTGCTGTGCGGGGACTGGCACCAGGCGGACGACCTGACGCAGATCGCACTGACGCGGCTCTACCGACACTGGGGGCGGGTCAGCCGCATGGACAATCCCGACGGCTACGCCCGCACGACGCTGGTCAACGCCTTCCTCGCGGAGCGGCGCTCGCCGTGGCGGCGGGTCCTGCTCCAGGCGCCTCCCGAGCGGGAGCTGCCGGTGGCGGACCTGGTCGCGATCCTCGACGTAAGGGAGGCGCTGGCCGCTCTGCCGCCGAGACAGCGAGCGACGGTGGTGTTGCGCTACTACTGCGACCTGAGTGTGGAGCAGACCGCACAAGCGCTGGACTGTTCCGTGGGGAACGTGAAGAGCCAGACCTCGCGCGGGCTGGACGCCCTGCGCCGGGCACTTGCGGCGTACGCCACTGACACTGCGGCGACGGAAGGGCTCCGGCGATGA
- a CDS encoding SigE family RNA polymerase sigma factor, with product MTGNDRDEDFTAYVSAKLAWLRQVALVLCGDWHRADDLTQTTITRLYTHWPRVSRMDNPDGYLRTMLVNAFLKEQRSISRWRFMRTAEDWAAPQFDVEAGLDLRRALAAVPPRQRATVVLRFYEDLTVEQTAEALNCSTGTVKSQTARGLEALRRVLEPRSPAMAEGGAGQ from the coding sequence GTGACAGGAAACGATCGGGATGAGGACTTCACGGCGTACGTCAGCGCCAAGCTGGCCTGGCTTCGGCAGGTCGCGCTCGTCCTGTGCGGTGACTGGCATCGTGCGGACGACCTCACCCAGACGACGATCACCAGGCTGTACACCCACTGGCCTCGGGTGAGCAGGATGGACAACCCCGATGGCTACCTCAGGACGATGCTGGTCAACGCCTTCCTCAAGGAGCAACGCTCCATCAGCCGGTGGCGGTTCATGCGGACCGCGGAGGACTGGGCGGCCCCGCAGTTCGACGTGGAGGCGGGGCTCGACCTGCGCCGAGCGCTTGCCGCGGTTCCGCCGCGTCAGCGCGCGACGGTGGTGCTGCGTTTCTACGAGGACCTCACTGTGGAGCAGACCGCCGAGGCGCTCAACTGCTCGACCGGAACCGTCAAGAGCCAGACGGCACGCGGCCTGGAGGCGCTGCGCCGCGTGCTCGAACCACGCAGTCCGGCGATGGCCGAAGGAGGTGCAGGTCAGTGA
- a CDS encoding FAD-dependent oxidoreductase, which yields MIVGGSFAGLVAARVLADHFDEVVLVEQDEVTDETGVHPHTPQGHHAHAMLARGAEVLEGLFPGLRAELARLGAPVYEYGERINFLLPTGFAPRCETGVLIQSFTRGTLERTLRRRVLESPRVVALSSVRCEALVSARAGAVTGVRYRPVGGGGESVVLDADLVVDASGRAGGLDERLGALGVVVPAPRVLDGRVTYASLNFPRTRTADFDVAYQMTFAPGIARGGVLVAVEGDRWTCSLLGHKDQAPPVDAAGYLGFARSLGNPRLADHLTERSEAERVHRYTHVHSRWNQYHRGRGWPERLVVVGDAVAAFNPVYGQGLTVAALEAELLRRSLSARHSRGGGLDGVSRPFQRGVAGLVRGPWTLSGSSDLMWDQRKQPLTARISHWYNRRLLAAAVDDPKVWTRFVRVINMSASPGTLFHPTVVAKIVRTAVLTRAAPTARR from the coding sequence GTGATCGTGGGCGGGAGCTTCGCGGGCCTGGTCGCCGCACGGGTTCTTGCCGACCACTTCGACGAGGTGGTGCTGGTGGAGCAGGACGAAGTGACCGATGAGACGGGCGTCCATCCGCATACTCCGCAGGGTCATCATGCCCACGCGATGCTCGCCAGAGGCGCCGAGGTCCTCGAGGGGCTCTTTCCGGGCCTGCGTGCTGAGTTGGCCAGGCTGGGCGCGCCCGTCTACGAGTACGGCGAGCGCATCAACTTCCTGCTGCCGACCGGCTTCGCCCCGCGCTGCGAAACCGGGGTGCTCATTCAGTCGTTCACCCGCGGCACCCTGGAACGCACGCTGCGCCGCAGGGTCCTCGAGTCTCCGCGCGTCGTGGCGCTGTCGTCGGTCCGCTGCGAGGCTCTGGTCTCCGCCCGGGCGGGTGCGGTCACGGGTGTCCGGTACCGTCCCGTCGGCGGCGGCGGTGAGTCGGTCGTGCTCGACGCCGACCTCGTGGTGGACGCCTCAGGTCGGGCGGGGGGTCTGGACGAGCGGCTCGGCGCCCTGGGTGTCGTCGTGCCGGCCCCGCGGGTCCTGGACGGGCGTGTCACCTACGCCTCGCTCAACTTCCCCCGGACGCGGACGGCGGACTTCGATGTCGCCTACCAGATGACCTTCGCGCCCGGGATCGCGCGGGGCGGTGTTCTGGTCGCCGTGGAGGGCGACCGTTGGACCTGCTCGCTCTTGGGCCACAAGGACCAGGCTCCTCCCGTCGACGCGGCCGGCTACCTGGGCTTCGCCCGCTCGTTGGGCAATCCTCGGCTGGCCGACCACCTCACGGAGCGTTCCGAGGCCGAGCGTGTCCATCGCTACACCCACGTGCACAGTCGCTGGAACCAGTACCACCGCGGGAGGGGCTGGCCTGAACGGCTGGTCGTCGTCGGGGACGCCGTCGCGGCCTTCAACCCGGTGTACGGACAAGGCCTCACCGTCGCGGCGTTGGAGGCCGAGCTGCTGCGTCGCAGCCTGAGTGCCCGTCATTCCCGCGGCGGCGGCCTCGACGGTGTGAGTCGTCCGTTCCAGCGTGGGGTGGCCGGGCTCGTGCGCGGGCCCTGGACCTTGTCCGGCAGCTCGGACTTGATGTGGGACCAGCGGAAGCAGCCCCTTACGGCCAGGATCTCGCACTGGTACAACCGCCGCCTGCTCGCCGCCGCGGTCGACGACCCGAAGGTGTGGACCCGGTTCGTCAGGGTGATCAACATGAGCGCCTCCCCCGGCACACTGTTCCATCCCACCGTCGTGGCCAAGATCGTCCGGACCGCCGTGCTCACCCGCGCTGCGCCGACGGCGCGCCGGTAG
- a CDS encoding MAB_1171c family putative transporter gives MLLFTVVYGVLALINTCALVYKLRDLVRDPRNRELRLLCLAIATYDAPFVLASPAVYTGIDHVLGIANFATLLVYISVAVCLTAFVALLVSWSSAQDKIRLRHRLLVSYSVVTLAVMTAFFFLGQSHVDGVEHPMDFDVHFEATPYISVFLISYQLLFCVSQAMLGILCWRYARIVSDRPWLARGLRIVTVGSVFGEGYSVPKIVNMVWDQVGPSPMHTFSSVVAPMSASVAAALFSLGFTMPAWGSGYARTRERAAAYRRYQRIYPLWRDVADTLPGLVLFNSPPRTTRWTAGRLWRLAGPQVVEVRDGRVALRPKNDPEVQYTLDDIALLLARQITEIRDAQWQLRQLFTAQTAAVARSLAEDQGLTGEDADAVAEAAQLAIALRARAAGVQVPGEDGSPLIDPGGEGGAGDDDEAAWLMKVADAYRTSPIIPIALSRTFESEWADA, from the coding sequence ATGCTGCTGTTCACCGTCGTCTACGGTGTCCTCGCTCTGATCAACACCTGCGCGCTGGTCTACAAACTGCGGGACCTGGTGCGGGACCCGCGCAACCGGGAACTCCGGCTGCTGTGCCTGGCCATCGCGACCTACGACGCCCCGTTCGTGCTGGCCTCCCCCGCCGTGTACACGGGCATCGACCACGTGCTGGGGATCGCGAACTTCGCGACGCTCCTCGTCTACATCAGCGTCGCCGTCTGTCTGACCGCCTTCGTCGCGCTCCTGGTGAGCTGGTCCTCGGCCCAGGACAAGATCCGCCTGCGACACCGTCTTCTGGTGAGCTACTCCGTGGTCACCCTCGCTGTGATGACGGCGTTCTTCTTCCTCGGCCAGAGCCACGTCGACGGCGTGGAGCACCCGATGGACTTCGACGTGCACTTCGAGGCCACGCCGTACATCTCGGTCTTCCTGATCTCCTACCAGCTCCTTTTCTGCGTGAGCCAGGCGATGCTGGGGATCCTGTGCTGGCGGTACGCCCGGATCGTGTCGGACCGCCCCTGGCTGGCCAGGGGCCTGCGGATCGTGACGGTCGGCTCCGTGTTCGGCGAGGGCTACTCCGTCCCGAAGATCGTCAACATGGTGTGGGACCAGGTGGGCCCGAGCCCGATGCACACCTTCAGCAGCGTCGTCGCCCCGATGAGCGCCAGCGTGGCCGCGGCCCTGTTCTCCCTCGGATTCACCATGCCGGCCTGGGGTTCCGGGTACGCCCGCACCCGCGAGCGGGCCGCGGCCTACCGCCGCTATCAGCGCATCTACCCGCTCTGGCGCGACGTCGCCGACACCCTGCCCGGCCTCGTGCTGTTCAACAGCCCGCCGCGCACCACGCGCTGGACGGCGGGAAGGCTGTGGCGCCTGGCGGGCCCACAGGTCGTCGAGGTGCGCGACGGACGGGTGGCCCTGCGGCCGAAGAACGACCCCGAGGTGCAGTACACCCTCGACGACATCGCCCTGCTCCTCGCCCGGCAGATCACCGAGATCCGCGACGCGCAGTGGCAGCTGCGGCAGCTCTTCACCGCCCAGACCGCCGCCGTCGCTCGGTCGCTCGCCGAGGACCAGGGCCTGACCGGTGAGGACGCCGACGCCGTGGCCGAAGCCGCGCAGCTCGCCATCGCGCTGCGGGCGCGCGCGGCCGGGGTGCAGGTGCCCGGCGAGGACGGGAGCCCGCTGATCGATCCCGGCGGCGAAGGCGGCGCAGGCGACGACGACGAGGCGGCATGGCTCATGAAGGTCGCCGACGCCTACCGCACTTCGCCGATCATCCCGATCGCACTGTCCCGCACCTTCGAGAGCGAGTGGGCCGACGCGTGA
- a CDS encoding cytochrome P450 family protein has product MPSLFTAALLDDPHTGYAALRAAAPIQRTTTPDGAPVWLVTHYQDVRRLLADDRLSLNKATASTVGDHGASMPPELDAHMLNADAPDHTRLRRLVSKAFTPRSIEAMRPVVVRRVDELLAALEDRESVDLMAALAMPLALSVICDVLGIEEADRADFRQWTNTLRSPAPDAAVASRQALKSMHAFLRDLIAGKRAGTPGDDLLSQMIAARDEGDRLSEGELVAMAFLLLFAGYDNAANLLGTTLLALLTHPPVLHDLRSGTVPLDQILDEALRWETPSMLASRRFAREDIEFDGHVIAAGDRVWLSLVSANRDEDQFAAASEFRPDRGGAGHLGFGHGLHYCLGAALARLEASVAIEALVTRLPRLALARPPEELEWAASYRSRGLVTLPVTW; this is encoded by the coding sequence ATGCCGTCGCTGTTCACCGCGGCTCTGCTCGACGACCCGCACACCGGCTACGCCGCCCTTCGGGCCGCAGCCCCGATCCAGCGCACCACGACCCCGGACGGCGCCCCGGTCTGGCTGGTCACGCACTACCAGGACGTACGCCGTCTGCTCGCCGACGACCGGCTCTCGCTGAACAAGGCGACCGCCTCGACCGTCGGCGACCACGGCGCCTCCATGCCGCCGGAGCTGGACGCCCACATGCTCAACGCGGACGCGCCCGACCACACCCGGCTGCGGCGCCTGGTGTCGAAGGCCTTCACGCCCCGCAGCATCGAGGCCATGCGCCCGGTCGTGGTCCGACGGGTCGACGAGCTCCTCGCGGCCCTGGAGGATCGGGAGAGCGTCGACCTGATGGCGGCGCTGGCCATGCCGCTGGCTCTGTCCGTGATCTGTGACGTCCTCGGCATCGAGGAGGCCGACCGGGCCGACTTCCGGCAGTGGACCAACACGCTGCGCTCCCCCGCGCCGGACGCCGCCGTGGCCTCACGCCAGGCCCTGAAGAGCATGCACGCCTTCCTGCGCGACCTCATCGCCGGCAAGCGCGCCGGCACGCCGGGCGACGACCTGCTCTCCCAGATGATCGCCGCACGTGACGAGGGGGACCGCCTGTCGGAGGGAGAACTGGTCGCGATGGCGTTCCTGCTCCTCTTCGCCGGCTACGACAACGCGGCGAACCTCCTCGGCACGACGCTCCTCGCGCTGCTGACTCACCCGCCGGTGCTCCACGACCTCCGGTCGGGCACCGTGCCACTGGACCAGATCCTGGACGAGGCGCTGCGGTGGGAAACCCCCTCGATGCTCGCCTCCCGGCGGTTCGCACGCGAGGACATCGAGTTCGACGGCCACGTCATCGCGGCCGGCGACCGTGTATGGCTGTCGCTGGTGTCCGCCAACCGGGACGAAGACCAGTTCGCAGCGGCATCCGAGTTCCGTCCCGACCGCGGAGGAGCCGGCCACCTCGGCTTCGGCCACGGCCTGCACTACTGCCTGGGCGCTGCGCTGGCGCGTCTGGAGGCGAGCGTGGCGATCGAGGCCCTCGTGACCCGCCTCCCACGGCTCGCCCTGGCGCGTCCGCCGGAGGAACTGGAATGGGCTGCGTCCTACCGCTCGCGAGGGCTGGTGACCTTGCCGGTCACCTGGTAG
- a CDS encoding cellulose binding domain-containing protein — translation MRPPSRTLRLPVFLATAALLAAGPLWSSAPTAGAATSGAATSATTATVSVNAAQSLATVPTTAIGTNASVYDSKLTDAAVPGLLKQAGVGLVRFPGGSSSDSYNWKTNSDLTNGTQAVDFDQYATMLQQSGAQGMVTVNYGSGDVIGAAESPAETGAQLAADWVRYANITHGYHIKYWEIGNEIYGNGTYGADWETDKHCSTGANPANCGPAVYAQNVKAYIAAMKAVDPTIQVGVVLTAPGNWPDGTTSAGSPQPWNQTVMTALAGQIGFADVHWYPQNPSSVTPPGPTDAGLLADAAQIPTMVSTLRSQLGQYAGSSSVPVMVTETNSVSSNPGKQTVGLVNALFLPQDYLGWLAGGVSSVDWWQIHNGIVTTGDNSSSLNGTAAYGDYGMLADGSCAAVAGAQLCEPAADTPFPAYNGMTLLSRFAHPGDTLVSAGSSQSLLQAYSVKAADGSLRVLLVNDDPVNTYQVSLSYAGFTPASGAPTVTTMAGAAATLTTASAGAAGSQTVAPYSAVLLSLQPGGAATPPTTPGTPTATGVTSTSVNLSWAPSTSQTGLAGYQVVQVSGSTETVVASPTGASATVSALQPNTAYTFAVYAKDTAGVRSARSGTLTVTTPAATGGGCKVGYSVNDWGSGFTATLVLTNTGSTPVDGWTLFFGWPGNQKLTNGWNATWTQSGSTVTATSLSYNGTLAPGASTTVGFNASYSGSNQAPGGFTLNGAACG, via the coding sequence ATGCGACCTCCATCGCGCACGTTACGCCTGCCCGTCTTCCTGGCCACCGCAGCCCTGCTGGCGGCCGGACCGCTGTGGAGTTCCGCGCCGACCGCCGGCGCGGCCACCTCCGGCGCGGCCACCTCCGCAACCACGGCCACGGTGAGCGTGAACGCAGCACAGTCCCTCGCCACCGTGCCGACCACCGCGATCGGCACCAACGCCTCGGTCTACGACAGCAAACTGACCGACGCCGCCGTACCGGGCCTGCTGAAGCAGGCCGGCGTCGGCCTGGTCCGCTTCCCGGGCGGCAGCTCGTCCGACAGCTACAACTGGAAGACCAACAGCGACCTCACCAACGGCACCCAGGCGGTCGACTTCGACCAGTACGCCACCATGCTCCAGCAGTCCGGCGCCCAGGGCATGGTGACGGTCAACTACGGCAGCGGAGACGTCATCGGCGCCGCCGAGTCCCCGGCCGAGACCGGCGCGCAGTTGGCCGCGGACTGGGTGCGGTACGCCAACATCACGCACGGTTACCACATCAAGTACTGGGAGATCGGCAACGAGATCTACGGCAACGGAACCTACGGCGCCGACTGGGAGACCGACAAGCACTGCTCCACCGGCGCGAACCCGGCCAACTGCGGGCCGGCGGTGTACGCGCAGAACGTCAAGGCGTACATCGCCGCGATGAAAGCCGTCGACCCCACCATCCAGGTGGGCGTCGTGCTCACCGCGCCCGGCAACTGGCCCGACGGCACGACCTCGGCGGGCAGCCCGCAGCCGTGGAACCAGACCGTGATGACGGCCCTGGCCGGGCAGATCGGGTTCGCCGACGTGCACTGGTACCCGCAGAACCCGAGCAGCGTCACCCCGCCCGGCCCCACGGACGCGGGACTGCTCGCCGACGCCGCACAGATCCCCACCATGGTGAGCACCTTGCGCTCACAGCTCGGCCAGTACGCCGGCAGCTCGTCGGTGCCGGTCATGGTGACCGAGACCAACTCCGTCTCGTCCAACCCCGGCAAGCAGACCGTCGGCCTGGTCAACGCCCTGTTCCTGCCGCAGGACTACCTGGGCTGGCTCGCAGGCGGCGTCTCGAGCGTGGACTGGTGGCAGATCCACAACGGGATCGTCACCACCGGTGACAACAGCTCCTCGCTCAACGGCACGGCCGCCTACGGCGACTACGGCATGCTCGCCGACGGAAGCTGCGCCGCCGTCGCGGGCGCCCAGCTGTGCGAGCCGGCGGCCGACACGCCCTTCCCGGCGTACAACGGCATGACGCTGCTCAGCCGCTTCGCGCACCCGGGCGACACCCTGGTCTCCGCCGGCTCCAGCCAGTCCCTGCTCCAGGCCTACAGCGTGAAGGCCGCCGACGGCTCGTTGCGCGTCCTGCTCGTGAACGACGATCCGGTCAACACCTACCAGGTGAGCCTGTCCTACGCGGGATTCACCCCCGCCTCCGGCGCGCCGACGGTCACCACGATGGCAGGAGCCGCCGCGACGCTGACCACCGCGAGCGCAGGCGCGGCGGGTTCGCAGACCGTCGCGCCGTACAGCGCGGTGCTCCTCTCCCTGCAACCGGGCGGCGCGGCGACGCCGCCGACCACCCCCGGCACGCCGACCGCCACGGGCGTCACCAGCACCTCGGTGAACCTCAGCTGGGCGCCGTCCACGAGCCAGACGGGCCTCGCGGGCTACCAGGTGGTGCAGGTGTCCGGCAGCACGGAGACCGTGGTCGCCTCACCGACCGGTGCGAGTGCCACGGTGAGCGCGCTCCAACCGAACACGGCGTACACCTTCGCCGTCTACGCGAAGGACACGGCGGGAGTCCGCTCGGCCCGCTCGGGCACCCTCACCGTCACCACGCCTGCGGCGACCGGCGGCGGCTGCAAGGTCGGATACTCGGTGAACGACTGGGGCAGCGGCTTCACCGCCACCCTCGTGCTCACCAACACCGGCAGCACGCCGGTCGACGGATGGACACTCTTCTTCGGCTGGCCCGGCAACCAGAAGCTGACCAACGGCTGGAACGCCACCTGGACCCAGTCGGGCAGCACGGTGACCGCGACGAGCCTCTCCTACAACGGCACGCTGGCACCGGGCGCGAGCACCACGGTCGGCTTCAACGCCTCGTACTCGGGGAGCAACCAGGCGCCTGGCGGCTTCACGCTGAACGGCGCCGCCTGCGGCTGA
- a CDS encoding DUF427 domain-containing protein, with protein sequence MRSLLAAGLGELRYEPIDKRIRAVLDGGTVVDTTRAVLVWEPRRIVPSYAVPADDIAAELTPVGLVATDTADSTGARMPELSARPVLDPSVPFTVHSAEGRAADLRAGRRQLAGAAFRPADPALDGYVVLDFRAFDTWYEEDELNVAHPRDPFHRIEVIPSSRHVRVELDGHVLAESSRPTLLFETMLPTRYYLPADDIRAELTPSSTRTWCAYKGEASYWSAAAGDRVVADIGWTYQEPRHDAAHVQGLVAFFNERLDFIVDGERAERPITPWSPRPKA encoded by the coding sequence ATGCGCAGCTTGCTTGCCGCAGGGCTGGGTGAGCTCCGGTACGAACCGATCGACAAGCGCATCCGCGCCGTCCTGGACGGCGGCACGGTCGTGGACACCACGAGGGCGGTGCTGGTGTGGGAACCGCGCCGGATCGTGCCGTCGTATGCCGTTCCTGCGGATGACATCGCCGCGGAGCTGACGCCGGTCGGCCTGGTCGCCACGGACACGGCGGACAGCACCGGCGCGCGCATGCCCGAGCTGTCCGCCCGGCCGGTGCTCGACCCCTCCGTCCCGTTCACGGTGCACAGCGCCGAAGGCCGCGCGGCCGATCTCAGAGCCGGGCGGCGGCAGCTCGCGGGCGCCGCGTTCCGTCCCGCCGACCCCGCCCTGGACGGGTACGTCGTCCTGGACTTCCGCGCCTTCGACACCTGGTACGAGGAGGACGAGCTCAACGTGGCCCACCCCCGCGACCCGTTCCACCGCATCGAGGTGATCCCCAGCTCCCGTCACGTGCGCGTGGAGCTGGACGGCCACGTCCTGGCCGAGTCGTCCCGGCCCACGCTGCTGTTCGAGACCATGCTGCCCACCCGCTACTACCTGCCCGCAGACGACATCCGCGCCGAGCTCACCCCCAGCAGCACCCGCACCTGGTGCGCCTACAAGGGCGAGGCGTCCTACTGGTCAGCAGCGGCGGGTGATCGCGTCGTGGCCGACATCGGCTGGACGTACCAGGAGCCCCGGCACGACGCCGCGCACGTCCAGGGCCTCGTCGCGTTCTTCAACGAGCGACTCGACTTCATCGTGGACGGTGAACGCGCCGAGCGACCGATCACCCCGTGGTCGCCCCGACCGAAAGCCTGA
- a CDS encoding LVIVD repeat-containing protein → MIGPQLALSDDNRLLATTGPSNDALTLWDTTDPGHPRQVADMATLTGVTSVSINHSATMMAVTNGTAIELWNITSPAHPVRLATLTPPGDAVDTIASMGFTTDGRKLLIQREYSVSFVDTDPRAVAAQLCTVTGNTVTAAQWGTYAPESAFRKPCP, encoded by the coding sequence ATGATCGGACCGCAACTGGCGCTGTCCGACGACAACCGGCTGCTGGCCACGACCGGTCCCAGCAACGACGCCCTGACCCTCTGGGACACGACCGACCCCGGACACCCGCGCCAGGTCGCCGACATGGCCACGCTCACCGGAGTCACCTCCGTCAGCATCAACCACAGCGCCACCATGATGGCCGTCACCAACGGCACCGCGATCGAGCTGTGGAACATCACCAGCCCCGCCCACCCGGTCCGGCTCGCCACCCTCACCCCGCCGGGCGACGCGGTCGACACCATCGCCTCGATGGGCTTCACCACGGACGGCAGGAAGCTGCTGATCCAGCGTGAGTACTCCGTGTCCTTCGTCGACACCGACCCCAGGGCAGTGGCCGCCCAGCTGTGCACGGTCACCGGCAACACCGTCACCGCGGCCCAATGGGGCACCTACGCGCCGGAATCAGCCTTCCGCAAGCCCTGCCCGTAG
- a CDS encoding LVIVD repeat-containing protein: MALDGTVQLWDLTDPRHPVKGARLGTADRHTETLIPRFQNYVSADSAGDLAAVLSEDGRVHLWRLSGAMRATEAGSFPYPDTHGVTTVAVVLPDGKTALVLTPTGFDWWDVRDPAHPVKRGVTPVDSATISARRPPAADPTATSSRSSPPPGPPGRRCTWSRSWAGHRSRHPRPRG; this comes from the coding sequence GTGGCTCTCGATGGCACCGTCCAGCTCTGGGATCTGACCGACCCCCGTCACCCGGTCAAGGGGGCCCGGCTGGGTACGGCCGACCGGCACACCGAGACCTTGATTCCCCGCTTCCAGAACTACGTCAGCGCCGACTCCGCGGGCGACCTGGCGGCCGTGCTGTCCGAGGACGGCCGGGTGCACCTCTGGCGGCTCTCCGGCGCGATGCGGGCCACGGAGGCCGGTTCCTTCCCCTATCCGGACACCCACGGAGTGACCACGGTCGCCGTGGTCCTGCCGGACGGGAAGACGGCCTTGGTTCTGACGCCGACCGGGTTCGACTGGTGGGATGTCCGCGACCCCGCGCACCCCGTCAAGCGGGGCGTCACACCGGTCGACTCAGCAACGATCTCGGCCAGGCGGCCCCCGGCGGCGGACCCGACGGCGACGTCGTCGCGTTCGAGCCCGCCGCCGGGACCTCCGGGGCGCAGATGCACCTGGTCAAGGTCCTGGGCGGGACACCGGTCACGTCATCCGCGCCCGAGGGGATGA
- a CDS encoding RNA-guided endonuclease InsQ/TnpB family protein → MIRAYKFLIRPTVGQQQALSEMLRDHCSLYNAALQERRDAYRHPSKTTVRYGQQSAQLKDIRAFDPERQGRWSFSSQQATLRRLDKAFAAFFRRIKNGDKPGYPRFRGVKWFDTVEFPKDGDGVRWDATPHDPQTRVRFQGVGHVKVNQHRPVAGKVKTVSVKREGKRWYVILTAEQEQPEPLPATGSVIGIDLGIANFLADSNGEFVPNPRHGRTAAAKLESAQQALSRFPRVRRDKRTGNHQRAVEKVAKLHGKVRRQRLDHAHKTTLTLVREHDFIAHEDLEIRNMSRSVAPKPDPETPGVFLPNGAAAKTGLNRSIMDAGWGVFLTILTSKAESAGRVVVAVDPRNTSRTCPSCGHTAKENRPTQETFHCVSCGHRAHADTVGAINVLRAGLARREAQPA, encoded by the coding sequence ATGATCCGGGCGTACAAGTTCCTGATCAGGCCCACCGTGGGCCAGCAGCAGGCCTTGTCGGAGATGCTTCGGGATCACTGCTCTCTCTACAATGCGGCGTTGCAGGAGCGGCGTGACGCCTACCGTCATCCCTCGAAGACGACGGTCCGGTACGGGCAGCAGTCCGCGCAGCTCAAGGACATCCGCGCGTTCGACCCGGAGCGTCAGGGGCGTTGGTCATTCTCTAGCCAGCAGGCGACGCTTCGCCGGTTGGACAAGGCGTTCGCAGCGTTCTTCCGCCGGATCAAGAATGGTGACAAGCCCGGATACCCCCGCTTTCGGGGCGTCAAATGGTTCGACACGGTCGAGTTCCCCAAGGACGGGGACGGGGTCCGCTGGGATGCCACTCCGCACGACCCGCAGACCCGCGTCCGCTTCCAGGGGGTGGGACACGTCAAGGTCAACCAGCACCGGCCGGTGGCCGGCAAGGTCAAGACGGTGTCCGTGAAGCGTGAGGGAAAGCGCTGGTACGTGATCCTGACCGCCGAGCAGGAGCAGCCCGAACCGCTGCCCGCGACCGGTAGCGTGATCGGGATCGACCTGGGCATAGCCAACTTCCTCGCCGACTCAAACGGCGAGTTCGTGCCCAACCCGCGCCACGGCCGTACCGCCGCCGCGAAGCTCGAATCCGCACAGCAGGCACTCTCGCGGTTCCCGCGTGTCCGCCGCGACAAGCGCACCGGCAACCACCAGCGGGCGGTCGAGAAGGTCGCGAAGCTACACGGCAAGGTCCGCCGCCAGCGCCTGGACCACGCGCACAAGACCACCCTCACCCTGGTCCGTGAGCACGACTTCATCGCGCACGAAGACCTCGAGATCCGCAACATGTCCCGCTCGGTCGCGCCCAAGCCCGATCCCGAGACGCCGGGCGTCTTCCTGCCCAACGGGGCAGCAGCCAAGACCGGACTCAACCGCTCGATCATGGATGCCGGTTGGGGGGTGTTCCTCACGATCCTCACCAGCAAGGCTGAAAGCGCCGGTCGAGTGGTGGTCGCCGTGGACCCCCGCAACACCTCCCGCACCTGCCCGTCCTGCGGGCACACCGCGAAGGAGAACCGGCCCACACAGGAGACATTCCACTGCGTCAGCTGCGGCCACCGCGCGCACGCTGACACTGTGGGAGCGATCAACGTTCTACGGGCCGGGCTGGCCCGTCGCGAAGCCCAACCGGCATAG